One window of Globicephala melas chromosome 2, mGloMel1.2, whole genome shotgun sequence genomic DNA carries:
- the GTF2A2 gene encoding transcription initiation factor IIA subunit 2, with translation MAYQLYRNTTLGNSLQESLDELIQSQQITPQLALQVLLQFDKAINSALAQRVRNRVNFRGSLNTYRFCDNVWTFVLNDVEFREVTELIKVDKVKIVACDGKNTGSNTTE, from the exons ATGGCATATCAGTTGTACAGAAAtaccactttgggaaacagtctTCAGGAGAGCCTCGATGAGCTTATACAG tctcaACAGATTACCCCCCAGCTTGCCCTTCAAGTTCTACTTCAGTTTGATAAGGCTATAAATTCAGCGTTGGCACAGAGGGTCAGGAACCGAGTCAATTTCAGG ggcTCTCTAAATACATACAGATTCTGCGATAATGTGTGGACTTTTGTATTGAATGATGTTGAATTCAGAGAGGTGACAGAACTTATTAAAGTGGATAAAGTGAAAATTGTAGCCTGTGATGGTAAAA ATACTGGCTCCAATACTACAGaatga
- the GCNT3 gene encoding beta-1,3-galactosyl-O-glycosyl-glycoprotein beta-1,6-N-acetylglucosaminyltransferase 3: protein MKMIGWKKKLCRGHHLWALGCYMLLAVVALRLSLRLKCDIDSLDLESRDFRSQRCRDILYKSLKLPAKRSINCSGVTRGDQEAVVKALLDNLEVKKKREPFTDTDYLNMTRDCQQFKSQRKFIQFPLSKEELDFPIAYSVVVHEKIENFERLLRAVYAPQNIYCVHVDEKSPETFKEAVRAIISCFPNVFMASKLVRVVYASWSRVQADLNCMEDLLQSSVPWKYLLNTCGTDFPIKTNAETVLALKMLNGKNSMESEIPIEYKKSRWKYHYEVTDTLHLTSKMKDPPPDNLPVFTGNAYFVASRAFVQHVLENPKSQRLIEWAKDTYSPDEHLWATLQRAPWMPGSVPYHPKFHISDMTAIARLVKWQFHEGDISMGAPYAPCSGIHQRAICIYGAGDLHWILQSHHLLANKFDPKVDDNVLQCLEEYLRYKAIYGTEL, encoded by the coding sequence ATGAAGATGATTGGGTGGAAGAAGAAACTCTGCAGGGGGCATCACCTGTGGGCCCTGGGCTGCTATATGCTGCTGGCCGTTGTTGCTCTGAGACTTTCTCTCAGGTTAAAATGTGACATAGATTCCCTGGATCTGGAATCCAGGGACTTTCGAAGCCAGCGCTGTAGGGACATCTTGTACAAGTCCCTGAAGCTGCCAGCAAAGAGATCCATCAACTGTTCTGGGGTCACCCGAGGGGACCAGGAGGCAGTGGTCAAGGCTCTCCTGGACAATCTGGAGGTCAAGAAGAAGCGGGAGCCTTTCACAGACACCGATTACCTCAACATGACCAGAGATTGTCAGCAGTTTAAGTCCCAAAGGAAGTTCATACAGTTCCCACTGAGCAAAGAAGAGTTAGACTTCCCCATCGCATACTCTGTGGTGGTCCATGAGAAGATTGAAAACTTTGAACGGCTGCTGCGAGCTGTGTATGCCCCTCAGAACATATACTGCGTCCATGTGGATGAGAAGTCCCCAGAAACTTTCAAAGAGGCAGTCAGGGCCATTATTTCCTGCTTCCCAAATGTCTTCATGGCCAGTAAGTTGGTCCGAGTGGTTTACGCCTCCTGGTCCAGGGTGCAGGCTGACCTGAACTGTATGGAAGACTTGCTCCAGAGCTCGGTGCCTTGGAAATACTTACTGAATACATGTGGGACAGATTTTCCTATAAAGACCAATGCTGAGACGGTCCTGGCCCTCAAGATGTTGAATgggaagaacagtatggagtccGAGATACCTATTGAGTACAAAAAGTCTCGCTGGAAATACCACTATGAGGTGACAGACACGTTGCACCTAACCAGCAAGATGAAGGACCCTCCCCCTGATAACTTACCCGTGTTCACAGGGAATGCCTATTTTGTGGCTTCTCGAGCCTTTGTCCAACATGTCTTAGAGAACCCCAAATCCCAACGACTGATCGAATGGGCAAAAGACACCTATAGCCCCGATGAACACCTCTGGGCCACCCTTCAGCGTGCACCGTGGATGCCTGGCTCTGTCCCCTACCACCCGAAGTTTCACATCTCAGACATGACCGCCATTGCCAGGCTGGTCAAATGGCAGTTCCACGAGGGAGACATCAGTATGGGGGCGCCTTATGCACCTTGCTCTGGAATCCACCAGCGGGCTATCTGCATTTATGGGGCTGGGGACCTGCACTGGATTCTTCAGAGTCATCACCTCTTGGCGAACAAGTTTGACCCAAAGGTGGATGATAATGTTCTGCAGTGTTTAGAAGAGTATTTACGTTATAAGGCCATCTATGGGACTGAACTCTGA